A single Phragmites australis chromosome 4, lpPhrAust1.1, whole genome shotgun sequence DNA region contains:
- the LOC133914440 gene encoding protein SOB FIVE-LIKE 5-like, with product MLVGMDGELEMAAASSEYSGGCQSGWTTYLDDHSSYSCGTARLHGKAQQPYYCEYYSEEDDLSMISDASSGPRQQSSAGNDVEGGAAAHANAERRGRREEAAAARRQSKRAAAAALLEDTASSPAFFSYSKAMSSGEANGYGNADAPMMEIGNAADFSCAFSATSGFKSPLGGYLQMQYSPAPVKPMPTRQVCIDGVEKKRW from the exons ATGCTGGTGGGCATGGACGGGGAGCtggagatggcggcggcgagctccgaGTACAGCGGAGGCTGCCAGTCCGGCTGGACCACCTACCTCGACGACCACTCCTCCTACTCCTGCGGCACCGCTCGGCTCCACGGCAAGGCGCAGCAGCCGTACTACTGCGAGTACTACTCGGAGGAGGACGACCTGTCCATGATTTCCGACGCCTCCTCCGGCCCGCGACAGCAGAGCTCCGCCGGCAATGACGTGGAAGGTGGCGCCGCCGCGCACGCCAATgcggagaggagagggaggcgggaGGAGGCCGCCGCGGCGAGGCGGCAGAGCAAGAGGGCAGCCGCCGCGGCTCTGCTCGAAGACACGGCCAGCTCGCCGGCCTTCTTCAGCTACTCCAAG GCGATGAGCTCGGGAGAGGCCAATGGCTACGGCAACGCGGATGCCCCGATGATGGAGATCGGCAATGCGGCCGACTTCTCCTGCGCCTTCTCCGCCACGTCGGGCTTCAAG TCTCCTTTGGGCGGCTACCTGCAAATGCAGTACTCCCCGGCGCCTGTCAAGCCGATGCCCACCAGACAA GTGTGCATAGATGGGGTTGAGAAGAAGAGGTGGTGA